The segment CTTCCTCGATAAAATGGGAGATGGCTTTGTTACAGAAGCATTTCGTCTTGCAGAAAAAGCTTCACCCGGTACCGAACTTTATTACAACGATTATAATAACGAACAACCTAAAAAACGTGAAGGCTGTATTGCATTGGTGAAAAAAGTACAGGCTGCGGGTGTGCGCATTGATGGTGTAGGCATTCAGGGACATTGGCATATTGGCCGTGTACCGTTAAAAGATATTGAAGAAAGTATCCTTGCATATCATGCATTGGGATTGAAAGTGATGATCACAGAGCTGGATATTGAAATGCTGCCACGTAATTTTCAAGGAGCAGATGTTAACCAACGCCAGGCTTCCAATCCTGAATTGAATCCTTATGCAAATGGAATCCCCGACAGCTTACTGCAAAAACAGGCAACCGATTATGCCAACCTGTTCAAACTGTTTTTAAAACACAAGGATAAAATTACACGTGTAACTTTTTGGGGTGTTGATGACGGACAAAGCTGGCTCAACGGATGGCCTGTGCGTGGCAGAACGAACTATCCACTTTTATTCGATCGTGCATTTCAACCAAAGCCTGCCTATCATGCAGTAATGGCATTAAAAAAATAATTCATTGTCCGGTCAATAAATCATACACATGGAATCATCATCACAAAAATTATCGGTAAAGGAAAAGGTAGGATACAGTTTAGGCGATCTTGCTGCCAATCTCGTGTTTCAAACACTTGTAACCTACTTGGCCTATTTCTATACAGATATCTATGGCCTCGATACCAACCACGCATCGGCATTAATGTTAATCGTGGGCTTGGTCGCTGCTTTTGCTTTCAACCCAATCATTGGTGCTATTGCAGATAGGACTGTTTCCAAGTGGGGCAAGTTTCGTCCGTGGATTTTATTTACCGCTGTTCCCTTGGGTGTAATTGCATTGCTTGCATTCAGCACTCCAGATTTTTCTTACAAAGGAAAAGTGATTTATGCAGTTGTTACCTACACGCTGTTATTGTTGTTATATGCAGCAAACAATCTTCCTTACTCTGCTTTAAGTGGTGTGATTACCGGCGACATGAAAGAACGCAACAGCATGTCGGCCTATCGTTTTGTAGCGGTAATGTTTGCACAGTTTTTTGTGCAGGTATTTATGCTGCCCATTATTGTTGCTGCAGGTGGTGGTGATAAAGCAGTTGGTATTGAAAAAGTAATGACCTGGTTAGCCATTATTGGAACAGTAATGTTACTAATCACCTTCTTTACAACAAGGGAACGTATTGTACCAAAGCCGGAACAGAAATCTAGTTTAAAAGAAGACCTGGCAGACTTGTTTAAAAACAGGCCTTGGGTAATTATGTTGGTGTTGACCATCCTTGTGTTTATTACGCTTGCAATGAAAGGCGGTTCCTATGTTTACTATTTTAAGAATTATGTAGATAAAGAAAGGTTAACCGAATTTATTACTCCTATCCTAAACGGGTTTTCGAATGTTGGTATCAACTTTTTTGGTGAAGATCCTGTGTCAGCAGGTTTTGGTTTGTTTAATGCCGGCGGAATTATTTTCATGATTGTTGGCATTGGTTTTTCCAAACGTCTTGCAGATAAATATGGCAAACGGGATGTGTTTGGAGTAGCCCTGGTTATTTCAACGCTGTTTATCTTTCTATTTTATTTCTTTTCGGCAACCTCAGTTGAGCTGATGTTTGGTTCACAAATTTTGCATGGCTTTTTCTATGGCATCACGATTCCATTATTATGGGCCATGATCGCTGATGTGGCCGATTACAGCGAATGGAAGAATAACAGACGTGCAACTGCGATCATTTTCTCAGCCATGATGGTTGGATTGAAAACAGGATTAAGTGTTGGTAATGCTTTATTGACATGGATATTAGGTCTCTTCAACTATGCTGCCAATAGTGAAACCGCACAAACAGCAACCGCAATAGAGGGTACAAAATTGTTAGTGAGTGTATTCCCTTCTATTCCCTTTTTACTAGGAGCCGGCTTGTTGTTCTTCTATGAGATCAACAAGAAAATGGAAACACAAATTGAAAACGATTTGAAAATACGACGAGCTTAAATTTTTAACTACGCCCGTCAGGCGTTCTCGTCGGACGGAACAAAAAACAAGTTATGCCGGAAGACAGCATTGATCATATCGACTTTGATGAATTAAACAGCAAAGCAATTTCGCAACCGTTGGTGAAACATATTTACACAGCCGATCCATCGGCGCATGTGTTCAACGGAAAAATTTATATCTATCCATCGCATGATGTGGATGCAGGTGATGCGTTTGATGATCTCGGCAGTCATTTCGCTATGGAAGATTACCATATCCTTTCGATGGATTCGCCAACGAGTGAAACTGTTGATAATGGACTTGCATTACATGTAAATGATGTACCGTGGGCAGCAAAACAAATGTGGGCACCCGATGCTGCAGAGAAAGATGGTAAGTATTATTTATTCTTTCCTGCAAAAGATCATGACGGTATTTTCAGAATTGGTGTAGCGGTAAGTGATTCACCTGTTGGTCCATTTACAGCACAACCGGAAGCAATCAAAAACAGTTTCTCCATTGACCCGGCTGTATTCAAAG is part of the Lacibacter sediminis genome and harbors:
- a CDS encoding endo-1,4-beta-xylanase, whose translation is MKKFISKFAVAAAILACFAYCTSTSRMGAAGNSLKEAYKKDFLIGTALNTQQIEEKDPKANALIVQQFNAITPENIMKAEIIHPEWDRYNFDLADKIVAYGAKNNMKVNGHTLIWHSQLPQFARRIKDVDSFKTFFINHINTVAGRYSGKIFSWDVVNEALNEDGTMRKSIFLDKMGDGFVTEAFRLAEKASPGTELYYNDYNNEQPKKREGCIALVKKVQAAGVRIDGVGIQGHWHIGRVPLKDIEESILAYHALGLKVMITELDIEMLPRNFQGADVNQRQASNPELNPYANGIPDSLLQKQATDYANLFKLFLKHKDKITRVTFWGVDDGQSWLNGWPVRGRTNYPLLFDRAFQPKPAYHAVMALKK
- a CDS encoding MFS transporter, which codes for MESSSQKLSVKEKVGYSLGDLAANLVFQTLVTYLAYFYTDIYGLDTNHASALMLIVGLVAAFAFNPIIGAIADRTVSKWGKFRPWILFTAVPLGVIALLAFSTPDFSYKGKVIYAVVTYTLLLLLYAANNLPYSALSGVITGDMKERNSMSAYRFVAVMFAQFFVQVFMLPIIVAAGGGDKAVGIEKVMTWLAIIGTVMLLITFFTTRERIVPKPEQKSSLKEDLADLFKNRPWVIMLVLTILVFITLAMKGGSYVYYFKNYVDKERLTEFITPILNGFSNVGINFFGEDPVSAGFGLFNAGGIIFMIVGIGFSKRLADKYGKRDVFGVALVISTLFIFLFYFFSATSVELMFGSQILHGFFYGITIPLLWAMIADVADYSEWKNNRRATAIIFSAMMVGLKTGLSVGNALLTWILGLFNYAANSETAQTATAIEGTKLLVSVFPSIPFLLGAGLLFFYEINKKMETQIENDLKIRRA